A genomic stretch from Telopea speciosissima isolate NSW1024214 ecotype Mountain lineage chromosome 7, Tspe_v1, whole genome shotgun sequence includes:
- the LOC122668721 gene encoding receptor-like protein EIX1, producing the protein MGGLSAAICDQFLLLLLFLLQLLFLGFLFLGISNNFVGVAGVSSTTLTVSSSCKEGERQALLEVKAGLNDTTSGRLSSWIGDDCCTWRGVVCNNMTHHVIKLDLRNQPVYIEHMTSVDEYYDIDWEAAHKSSLGGKISPSLLKLKHLNYLDLSFNINFQETHIPKFLGSLHNLRYLNLSLAPFAGTIPPQLGNLSRLQYLDLHSSGLTVDNLQWLSGLSSSLRYLNMESLSFTGKSSSDWIQAVTMLPSLSELHLSSCQLSNIPLSIPYVANFTSLLVLELAGNNFNSSIIPPWISNITSLTVLDLSFNMDIGGRIPKNLGNLCNLKRLDLSECNINGGITEYVNSLSMCNSNSRLETLHLEYTQVSGKLLTTYSFSWNVPCWIFCGCILRPLLIETSISGPIPTSIGNLSSLLKLELSSTQLSGPIPATIGNLWSLRTLVLSWTQITGPIPLSIGGLSSLRTLYLSNTQITGPIPLSIGGLSSLRTLYLSNTQITGPIPSSIGGLSSLRTLDLSGTQITGPIPMSIGGLSSLRTLALSGTQITGPIPMSIGGLSSLRYLDLAYNQKLDANIPESVGELSELVELILTESSLRGVISEAHFKNVKSLKSLYIGSEVPNKPLVFKPSREWIPTFSLDTIYMSDLQMGPNFPPWLATQKNLSRITLRNVGISDTIPDSVWNLCARHSIDVLDLSHNQIRGKVPNSLEFFSASIVDLSFNQFNGSLPLWSNVSFLLLGTNLFTGQIPQNIGEVLGSHVTQLDFSGNFLNGRIPSSICQLTSLNFLVLSNNNLGGELPNCWKDMNYLMVLDLGNNNLSGKIPQSIGQLSLLEYLLLSSNNFHGKLPSSLRKCTSLRSLDLSRNGFTGNIPTWIGESLSELSIISFRSNFFTEEIPSQICNLSKLHFLDLSHNNLSGLIPQCLGNLSYLGSNKTHPRLGSYGEHMKVVTKGRELEYSSTLDLVNSIDLSYNHLSGKIPNGITRLVGLGTLNLSMNHLTGKIPEKIGDLQYLETLDLSRNQLCGEIPPTISSLTFLSHLNLSHNNLSGKIPLSNQIQTIIDGDASSSIYSGNSGLCGWPLPNNCPGTNISPPAYDDGKVDGDHQNEEWMDMLWFYIGGVMGFIVGFWTVWGTLFFKKTWRIAYFRFLSYYIE; encoded by the exons ATGGGAGGTCTATCTGCTGCTATTTGTGatcagtttcttcttcttcttctgttcttgTTACAGCtgctttttttgggttttctattcCTTGGAATTAGCAATAATTTTGTTGGAGTAGCTGGTGTCAGTAGTACTACTCTCACCGTGAGCAGCAGCTGCAAAGAGGGGGAGAGACAGGCACTGCTCGAGGTCAAAGCTGGTCTAAACGACACTACTTCAGGGCGGCTCTCTTCTTGGATCGGTGATGATTGCTGCACATGGAGAGGTGTGGTCTGCAACAATATGACCCATCATGTCATCAAACTCGACCTTCGAAATCAACCTGTATACATTGAACACATGACAAGTGTTGATGAATATTACGACATTGATTGGGAAGCTGCCCACAAGTCTTCTTTGGGTGGAAAGATAAGTCCTTCATTGCTCAAATTGAAACACTTGAATTACTTGGACCTCAGCTTCAACATTAATTTTCAAGAAACCCATATTCCAAAATTCCTCGGTTCACTTCACAACTTGAGgtatctcaatctctctcttgcACCATTCGCTGGAACAATTCCTCCTCAACTCGGAAATTTGTCAAGATTGCAATATCTTGATCTCCATTCTTCGGGTTTAACCGTCGACAATCTTCAGTGGCTCTCTggtctatcttcttctttgaggTACCTAAACATGGAATCTTTGAGCTTTACAGGTAAGTCTTCAAGTGACTGGATACAAGCTGTTACTATGCTTCCTTCTCTTTCAGAACTACACCTGTCCTCCTGTCAACTTTCCAACATCCCTCTCTCAATTCCATATGTTGCAAATTTTACTTCTCTTCTAGTCCTCGAACTTGCTGGGAACAACTTTAACTCCTCAATTATTCCTCCCTGGATTTCCAATATTACAAGTCTTACTGTTCTAGACTTATCCTTTAATATGGACATTGGAGGAAGGATACCAAAAAATTTGGGCAATCTTTGCAATTTGAAACGGTTAGATCTATCAGAATGCAATATTAATGGCGGAATAACAGAATATGTGAACAGTTTGTCCATGTGCAATTCTAATAGCCGCTTGGAGACACTACATTTGGAGTACACCCAAGTTTCAGGTAAACTACTTACTACTTACTCCTTCTCCTGGAACGTACCTTGTTGGATCTTTTGTGGGTGCATACTACGACCTCTCTTAATTGAAACTTCTATTTCAGGTCCAATTCCTACATCTATTGGAAACTTGTCGTCCTTGTTGAAATTGGAACTCTCTAGTACTCAACTTTCAG GTCCAATTCCTGCAACTATCGGAAACTTGTGGTCCTTGAGAACATTAGTCCTCTCTTGGACTCAAATCACAGGGCCTATTCCGTTGTCCATTGGAGGATTGTCATCCTTGAGAACATTATACCTCTCTAATACTCAAATCACAGGGCCTATTCCGTTGTCCATTGGAGGATTGTCATCCTTGAGAACATTATACCTCTCTAATACTCAAATCACAGGTCCTATTCCGTCTTCCATTGGAGGATTGTCATCCTTGAGAACATTAGACCTCTCTGGAACTCAAATCACAGGTCCTATTCCGATGTCCATTGGAGGATTGTCATCCTTGAGAACATTAGCCCTCTCTGGAACTCAAATCACAGGTCCTATCCCGATGTCCATTGGAGGATTGTCATCCTTAAGATATTTGGACCTTGCCTACAATCAAAAATTGGATGCAAATATTCCTGAATCGGTTGGGGAACTTTCAGAGTTGGTTGAATTGATATTAACTGAGAGTTCTTTGAGGGGCGTTATTTCAGAAGCTCACTTTAAAAATGTCAAAAGTTTAAAATCGCTATACATCGGCTCTGAAGTTCCAAATAAGCCCTTGGTTTTTAAACCGAGCAGGGAGTGGATTCCAACTTTTAGTCTAGACACTATCTATATGTCTGACCTCCAAATGGGCCCCAATTTTCCTCCATGGCTTGCAACTCAAAAGAACCTCTCCAGGATAACTCTCAGAAACGTAGGAATTTCAGACACCATACCAGATAGCGTTTGGAATTTATGTGCTCGGCACTCGATAGATGTTTTGGATCTCTCTCACAATCAAATCAGAGGGAAGGTACCAAATTCTTTGGAATTTTTCAGTGCAAGTATAGTTGATTTGAGTTTCAATCAATTCAATggttctctccccctttggtcTAATGTCAGTTTTCTACTTCTTGGGACAAATTTATTCACAGGACAAATTCCTCAGAATATTGGTGAAGTTTTAGGGTCTCACGTAACCCAATTAGATTTTTCTGGGAATTTTTTAAATGGGAGAATTCCTTCTTCTATATGTCAACTAACGAGTTTGaattttcttgttctttcaAATAATAATTTAGGGGGAGAACTCCCTAACTGTTGGAAGGACATGAATTACTTGATGGTTTTAGATTTAGGTAACAACAATCTATCAGGCAAGATTCCTCAATCAATAGGTCAGTTGTCATTATTGGAATATCTATTACTTAGTAGCAACAACTTTCATGGCAAGCTTCCTTCATCATTGCGAAAATGCACATCTTTACGGAGTCTTGACCTTAGCAGAAATGGATTCACTGGCAATATACCAACATGGATTGGAGAAAGTCTATCAGAATTGAGTATTATCAGCTTTCGTTCCAACTTTTTCACCGAAGAAATTCCTTCACAAATCTGTAACCTTTCTAAGCTTCACTTCTTGGACCTCTCACATAATAATCTATCAGGACTCATCCCACAATGTTTGGGCAACTTGAGTTATCTAGGATCAAATAAGACACATCCTAGATTAGGCAGTTATGGGGAGCACATGAAGGTAGTTACAAAAGGAAGAGAACTTGAATATAGCTCAACTCTTGACTTGGTGAATAGCATTGATCTTTCATACAATCATCTATCAGGAAAGATTCCAAATGGGATaacaaggctggtgggattgggtACCTTGAACTTATCAATGAATCATTTGACAGGAAAGATCCCGGAGAAGATTGGGGATTTGCAATATCTGGAAACCCTTGACCTTTCCAGAAACCAACTTTGTGGTGAGATTCCTCCAACCATATCTTCTTTAACTTTCTTGAGCCACTTGAACCTCTCACATAACAATTTATCTGGGAAAATTCCACTAAGTAACCAGATCCAGACCATCATTGATGGTGATGCGTCATCATCCATTTATTCTGGGAACTCCGGACTTTGTGGGTGGCCCCTACCTAATAATTGCCCAGGCACCAACATATCTCCTCCAGCATATGATGATGGCAAAGTTGATGGAGATCATCAAAATGAGGAATGGATGGATATGCTATGGTTTTACATTGGCGGCGTTATGGGTTTCATTGTGGGATTTTGGACTGTTTGGGGCACTTTATTTTTCAAGAAAACTTGGAGGATTGCTTACTTTCGATTTTTGTCATATTATATTGAATGA